CGGCGTGCGCAGATCGAGCCGATGCTGCGTGAGTTCGGGCCGGATGCGCTGCGGGCCTGGGCGCAGGGCCTGGGTGTCGAGACCTTCGTCGGTACCTCGGGCCGCGTGTTTCCGGTCGACATGAAAGCCGCGCCGCTGCTGCGCGCCTGGCTGCAACGCCTGCGGGGCGCGGGCGTGCGCTTCCACATGCGGCATCGCTGGCAGGGCTGGTCGTCCTCCGAGGGCATGCCGACGGCGCTCGACTTCGCCACGCCCGCGGGGAGCGTCACGGTGCACGCCGATGCCGTGGTGCTGGCGTTGGGCGGCGCGAGCTGGCCGCGCCTGGGCTCCGATGGCGCATGGGCGCCGTGGCTGCAGGCGCGTGGTGTCGACGTCGCGCCGCTGCAGCCGGCGAACTGCGGCTTCGACGTGGTCTGGAGCGAGCACTTCGCCTCACGTTTCGCCGGCCACCCGTTCAAGTCGGTGGCGATCCGCGTGGTCGATGCGTCGGGCCGCAGCTTCGAACGCAAGGGTGAGTTCGTGGCAACCGCCACGGGTATCGAGGGCAGCCTCGTCTATGCGGCGTCTGCGCTGCTGCGCGACGAGATCGCCCAAGCGGGCCACGCCACGCTGTCGGTCGATCTGCTGCCCGATCGTTCCTTCGAGCAGGTCCACGCCGCGGTGATGCATCCGCGCGGGTCGCGCTCGCTCAGCAGCCATCTGAAAAGTCGGCTCGGTCTCGAAGGCATCAAGGCGGGTGTGTTGCACGAAGCGCTCGGTCGTGACGGAATGCAAGCGAACGAGGCCTTGTCGCGCGCGATCAAGGCGCTGCCGCTACGGCTGGTCGCAGCGCGGCCCATCGACGAGGCGATCAGCACGGCGGGCGGCGTGCGCTTCGATGCGCTGGACACCGATGCCATGCTGGGCGCCTTGCCGC
The sequence above is drawn from the Variovorax sp. J2L1-78 genome and encodes:
- a CDS encoding TIGR03862 family flavoprotein — its product is MNTPKTVAVIGGGPAGLMAAETLSAAGVQVDLYDAMPSVGRKFLLAGRGGLNLTHSEPFEVFVQRFGDRRAQIEPMLREFGPDALRAWAQGLGVETFVGTSGRVFPVDMKAAPLLRAWLQRLRGAGVRFHMRHRWQGWSSSEGMPTALDFATPAGSVTVHADAVVLALGGASWPRLGSDGAWAPWLQARGVDVAPLQPANCGFDVVWSEHFASRFAGHPFKSVAIRVVDASGRSFERKGEFVATATGIEGSLVYAASALLRDEIAQAGHATLSVDLLPDRSFEQVHAAVMHPRGSRSLSSHLKSRLGLEGIKAGVLHEALGRDGMQANEALSRAIKALPLRLVAARPIDEAISTAGGVRFDALDTDAMLGALPHVHCAGEMLDWEAPTGGYLLTASMASGLNAARGVLHHLDATVPTP